From Micromonospora rhizosphaerae, the proteins below share one genomic window:
- a CDS encoding SRPBCC family protein, with protein sequence MILVERSAHVMAPVEVVWDVVQRAEQLPSWLAGVRAAEVLSGEGFGRRQLVQAGRGAAHEAEVIAYQEPTLIGWRERAKGAGARAEARTEIYVQLTPDEEEGGTIVRLIVVRWPAGPVKAALLRLGLRRVGADLEDSLARLTDLAAVG encoded by the coding sequence ATGATCCTCGTGGAACGCAGTGCACACGTGATGGCGCCGGTGGAAGTGGTCTGGGACGTCGTGCAGCGGGCCGAGCAGCTGCCGTCCTGGCTGGCGGGGGTCCGCGCGGCGGAGGTCCTCTCGGGGGAGGGCTTCGGCCGGCGACAACTGGTCCAGGCCGGGCGCGGCGCGGCGCACGAGGCCGAGGTGATCGCCTACCAGGAGCCGACCCTGATCGGCTGGCGCGAGCGGGCCAAGGGCGCGGGCGCCCGGGCCGAGGCGCGCACCGAGATCTACGTGCAGTTGACCCCGGACGAGGAGGAGGGCGGCACCATCGTGCGGCTCATCGTCGTACGGTGGCCGGCCGGGCCGGTCAAGGCCGCCCTGCTCCGGCTCGGCCTGCGTCGGGTCGGCGCCGACCTGGAGGACTCGCTGGCCCGGCTGACCGACCTGGCCGCCGTCGGCTGA